The genomic DNA TCCCCCGCCCGGCCGAACGCGCGACCGTCACCGCATGGGAGAGCACTGGCCCGTCCGCTGGCGAGAAGTCCACGGCGGCTGCAATCCGCCTCGGAGCCCTCGGCGGAGCGACCTCGGGAATGGCGATTCGGCCATGAACTCCCGGCTGGACCGGGGCCGGCTCGCCTCGCCTCCGCTGCATGGCCGGGACCACCACGACGTACCCGAGCAGCCCGAGGAGACCGAGAGATGCGGGGACCACGCTCATCCAGAGCAGCCACGCGTATCGTCCCGCGCCCACGAGCCAGCGGGAGATCTCCTCCCAAGCCAGCCAGAGATTGAGCGCGACGATCACCGCCGCGGCGATCCAGGAGACCGCCTGCATCGTGGGGCGGATCGCGTATTGCCCCATCCAGCGCCGGTCCGAGACCAGATGGATGAGCGGGATCACCGCGAACGAGAGCTGCAGCGACAGCACCACCTGAGACAGCAACAGGAGGTCCCCGGTCGACCGCTCCCCCAGCGCCAGGATGACGACGAGCGCGGGCACGATCGCCAGAGATCTCGTCAACAGGCGGCGCACGAAGGGCCGGAGGCGCAGCTGGAGAAACCCCTCCATCACGATCTGGCCGGCCAGCGTCCCGGTGATCGTCGACGACTGCCCCGACGCGATGAGCGCCACCGCGAACGCCACCGGGGCGATCGCGGCGCCCAGGATCGGCTCGAGGAGCCGGTGGGCGTCCTGGATCTCGGCGACGTCGTGGAAGCCGGCGCGATGGAACGTCGCCGCGGCCATCACGAGTAGCGCCGCGTTGACGACGAACGCGCCGTTCAGCGCTACCACCGAGTCGATCACGTTGAAGCGCACGCCGCTCCGGATCCCGGTGGGCGTGTGCAGGATCCGGCGGGATTGCACCAGCGCGGAGTGCAGGTACAGGTTGTGGGGCATCACGGTCGCGCCCAGGATCCCGATGGCGAGATAGAGCGACCCGGGGCCCGGAAGCACCGGCGCGAGCCCGCGGACGATCCCTCCCCACTCGGGCCTCGACAGGACGATCTCCACCGCGAGCGCGAGGCCGATGGTCGTGATGAGGACGACGATGACCGCCTCCATCATCCGGACGCCTCGCCCGTGCAGGACCAGGATCAGCAGGGTGTCGAGCGCCGTGATCAGCACTCCCGCGACCAGGGGGATCCCGAAGAGGAGCTTCAGGCCGATGGCCGAGCCGAGCACCTCGGCGAGGTCGCAGGCGGCAATCGCCACCTCGCAGAGGATCCAGAGCGCCCACGAGATTCGGCGGCTGTACATCGCACGGCACGCCTGGGCCAGATCGAGGCCCGTGACGATCCCGAGCCGGGCGGAGAGGCTCTGCAGGAGCACCGCCATGAGGTTCGACATCAGCAGGACCCAGATCAGGGCGTAGCCGAACCTGGAGCCCGCTGCGATGTCCGTCGCCCAGTTCCCCGGGTCCATGTACCCGACGCTTACGAGGTACGCGGGGCCCGAGAACGCGAACAGGCGGCGCCAGAACGATGGCTGGCGCGGAACCTCGACGGACTCGTGAACTTCGGAGAGGGAACGGAGCGGGCGGAGCGCGCCTCGGTCGTCGAATGGGCCCGGCACGCGCCTAGCTTGCCTTGCCGCCCAGACCCTGTCAAGGAGCCGGGATCGAGGCGGTCGGGAAGAAGCTCGTCACCACCATGAGGGCCGTCAGGCCGACCAGGAGGAGCGTGGTGGCCCACACCACGAGGTTGTAGACGGGGCCGTTGGTGAACGATCCCATCAGCCCCTTGTCGTTCACAAGGCGGATCATGAACACGAGGACGAACGGGAGGAGCACCCCGTTCATGATTTGGGACACCAGGATGATCTTGAGGAGCGGCGCGCCCGGCATGAGGATCATACCCGCGCTGACCGCGATGATCGCGGTGTACAGGCTGTAGAATTCTGGAGCCTCGCTGAACCGCCGGTTCACGCCGGCCTCGAGCCCCAACCCTTCGCAGACGCTGTAGGCGGTGGCTAGGGGGAGGATCGACGCGGCGAACAACGAGGCGTTGGCGAGGCCGAAGGCGAACAGGGTCTCGGCGTACCGTCCCGCCAGCGGGGCGAGAGCGCGGGCCGCCTCGGCCCCCGATCCGATGGTGAAGAGCCCGGCCTCGTGGAGCGTCGCCGCGCACGCCACCACGATGAAAAACGCCACCACGACCGCCATGATCGATCCCATGATCACGTCGAGCCGCGACTTGGCGTAATCGGCGATCCGGACCTCCTTCTCCACCACCGACGACTGCAGGTAGAACTGCATCCACGGGGCGATCGTCGTTCCGACGATCCCGACCATCATCGAGATCGTCGCCAAGTCCAACGGGGCCGACGGGACCAGCGTCCCCCTCGCCGCCTCGCCCCAGTCCGGCTTGGCGATGAAACCGGAGATCGGGTAGGCGAGGTACAGGAGGCACGCGATCAGGAACGCCTTCTCCACGGTCTTGTAGCTGCCGAACACCACCAGCCACCAGACGAAGATCGCGCCCAGCGGCACGGAGAGATACCGGCTCACGCCGAAAAGCTCCAATGCGGACGCGAGCCCGGCGAACTCGGCCACGGCGTTCCCGAGGTTCGTGAACAGCACCGCCATCATCAGCAGGAACGTCACCCTGAGCCCGAACTCCTCACGGATCAGGTCGGCGAGTCCCTTGCCGGTGACCGATCCCATCCGGGAGCACATCTCCTGGACGACCACCAGGGCGATCGCGATCGGGACCAAGAGCCAGAGGAGCTGGTAGCCGTACTTCGCGCCGCAGAGCGAGTAGGTGTAGATGCCGCCGGCGTCGTTGTCCACGTTGCTCGTGATCACGCCGGGGCCCATCACCGCCAGGAGGAGGGCGAGGCTCTGCGCGAGGCGGCGGAAGTGGCGGCGCAGCGGCATGCGCTAGGCTCCGGTCACCACCCGGCTGAGCACGTCCTCGATGTTGATGAGGCCCACCAGCTCGCCGTACTCGTCCACCACCGCGAGGCCCCGAAGGTGGTACTTTTCGAAGCGCTCCAGGATCTCCTTGAAGGGCGCCGTCGGCGTCACCGCGCGGGCTTCCCGGCGCATGAATTCGGTCACGGGGCGGTGCTCCGCCGCCCGAACCAGGCGAACCAGGGGGGCGACGCCCACGAGGTGATCGTCCGCGCCGACGACCGGGATCTCATCGAGCTCGCCGAGCAGGTCCGCGTCCACCTGGCGGAGTTCCCCGAGGGCTTGCGCCACCGTCCATTCCGACCGGGCCCTGAAGAAGTCGGTAGTCATCAGGCCGCCCGCCGTGTCGTCGTGGAACCGCAGCAGCTCCCGGACGTCGTCGGCCTCGTCCTCCTCCATCGCGTCGAGCAGCGCGCGGGAGCGCGCCTCGGGCAGGTCGCCGAGGATGTCGGCGGCTTCGTCCGGCTGCATCTCCTCCAGGAGGTCGGCCGCCTGCTCCACGTGGATCGCCTCGACGACGGCGGCCTGCACGCTCGGCTCGGCCTCGGAGAGCGCCTGGGCGGCGGTCTCGGGGTCGAGGGCGGAGACGATCTCGCTCCGTTCCACCCGGCCGAGGTCCTCCAGGATGTCCGCGAGGTCCGCGGGATGCATCTTCGCCAGGTGCTGGTGGACCTTGAGGCGGATCCTCGTGGTGCCAGGCTCGACGATGCCGACGTAGTCCCACGGGATCGACCGCTCGGCGAGGCCGTCCGCGATCCTTCGCACTACCATCGGCCTGATGATCCCGGCCAGGAGGCGCCGAACCGCCCCTGCGAGCCCGACCTCCACCCGCTTGAGCACGAGGCGTCCCGCGGCGTGCTCGAGGAGGATGTCGTTGACCTTCACGACCTTCCTCCCCTGGATGTCGATGATCTGCCGGTCCAGGACGTCCCGCCTGAGGTGGAGCACGTCGGCAA from Terriglobia bacterium includes the following:
- a CDS encoding Nramp family divalent metal transporter, with amino-acid sequence MPGPFDDRGALRPLRSLSEVHESVEVPRQPSFWRRLFAFSGPAYLVSVGYMDPGNWATDIAAGSRFGYALIWVLLMSNLMAVLLQSLSARLGIVTGLDLAQACRAMYSRRISWALWILCEVAIAACDLAEVLGSAIGLKLLFGIPLVAGVLITALDTLLILVLHGRGVRMMEAVIVVLITTIGLALAVEIVLSRPEWGGIVRGLAPVLPGPGSLYLAIGILGATVMPHNLYLHSALVQSRRILHTPTGIRSGVRFNVIDSVVALNGAFVVNAALLVMAAATFHRAGFHDVAEIQDAHRLLEPILGAAIAPVAFAVALIASGQSSTITGTLAGQIVMEGFLQLRLRPFVRRLLTRSLAIVPALVVILALGERSTGDLLLLSQVVLSLQLSFAVIPLIHLVSDRRWMGQYAIRPTMQAVSWIAAAVIVALNLWLAWEEISRWLVGAGRYAWLLWMSVVPASLGLLGLLGYVVVVPAMQRRRGEPAPVQPGVHGRIAIPEVAPPRAPRRIAAAVDFSPADGPVLSHAVTVARSAGRGSAVVLLHVVESGGARLMGDESLDGEARADQERLEMYAGEMRELGVDATYDLGFGEPAAELALLVERHRPELVVVGSHGHRGVGDFVHGTTVERLRHRIAAPVLVVPFGSSPSV
- a CDS encoding Nramp family divalent metal transporter — protein: MPLRRHFRRLAQSLALLLAVMGPGVITSNVDNDAGGIYTYSLCGAKYGYQLLWLLVPIAIALVVVQEMCSRMGSVTGKGLADLIREEFGLRVTFLLMMAVLFTNLGNAVAEFAGLASALELFGVSRYLSVPLGAIFVWWLVVFGSYKTVEKAFLIACLLYLAYPISGFIAKPDWGEAARGTLVPSAPLDLATISMMVGIVGTTIAPWMQFYLQSSVVEKEVRIADYAKSRLDVIMGSIMAVVVAFFIVVACAATLHEAGLFTIGSGAEAARALAPLAGRYAETLFAFGLANASLFAASILPLATAYSVCEGLGLEAGVNRRFSEAPEFYSLYTAIIAVSAGMILMPGAPLLKIILVSQIMNGVLLPFVLVFMIRLVNDKGLMGSFTNGPVYNLVVWATTLLLVGLTALMVVTSFFPTASIPAP
- a CDS encoding CBS domain-containing protein — translated: MVHLSEALNLPLFDAGGRRVGRVDDLLADSSRGMVDRVIVRAGRRRLQIRWDGIESFSPETRRVVLAEGAAVEPADQPVADVLHLRRDVLDRQIIDIQGRKVVKVNDILLEHAAGRLVLKRVEVGLAGAVRRLLAGIIRPMVVRRIADGLAERSIPWDYVGIVEPGTTRIRLKVHQHLAKMHPADLADILEDLGRVERSEIVSALDPETAAQALSEAEPSVQAAVVEAIHVEQAADLLEEMQPDEAADILGDLPEARSRALLDAMEEDEADDVRELLRFHDDTAGGLMTTDFFRARSEWTVAQALGELRQVDADLLGELDEIPVVGADDHLVGVAPLVRLVRAAEHRPVTEFMRREARAVTPTAPFKEILERFEKYHLRGLAVVDEYGELVGLINIEDVLSRVVTGA